In a genomic window of Flavobacterium sp. KACC 22761:
- a CDS encoding DUF3667 domain-containing protein → MSHNKIREDKTCLNCRHVVEQKFCPNCGQENSDTRKTFHHLFVHFFEDLTHYENAFWKTIKNLLLKPSTLTKEYLSGKRLSYLAPVRLYIFISFITFLLIALFPNHVGEELTKSDKEITSNFENTNTKEKDEKEKDGKEKNWKEKSYIKSKTLDKSYFQLKTMKEIDSIQKFGKENEKLSDFEYWVYEKATHVTENNTKKEIIEKFIESFIHNIPKILFIIMPFFAFFLWIFHSKKRWYYFDHGIFTLHYFSFLLLIFLILFIVNKIAGIFEGNGPISAVANLINFVGIVWMCYYFYPAHHRFYGESRFVSFVKSAFLFVINSLFILFLLIFYVLYIFINLH, encoded by the coding sequence ATGTCACATAACAAAATTAGAGAAGACAAAACCTGCCTAAACTGCAGGCATGTAGTCGAGCAAAAGTTTTGTCCAAACTGCGGACAGGAAAACAGCGATACGCGCAAAACTTTCCATCATCTATTCGTTCATTTTTTTGAAGATTTAACGCATTATGAAAATGCTTTTTGGAAAACGATTAAAAACTTACTTTTAAAGCCTTCCACTTTAACTAAGGAATATCTTTCAGGAAAAAGATTGTCGTATTTAGCGCCAGTACGTCTTTATATTTTTATCAGTTTTATTACCTTTCTTTTAATTGCATTATTTCCAAATCATGTCGGTGAAGAGCTTACGAAAAGTGACAAGGAAATCACATCCAATTTCGAAAATACAAATACAAAAGAAAAAGACGAAAAAGAAAAAGATGGGAAAGAAAAAAACTGGAAAGAAAAGTCCTATATCAAGTCAAAAACATTGGACAAGTCTTATTTTCAGTTGAAAACAATGAAAGAGATCGACTCCATTCAAAAATTTGGCAAAGAAAATGAAAAACTTTCTGATTTTGAATATTGGGTCTATGAAAAAGCGACACATGTCACCGAAAACAATACAAAGAAAGAAATTATAGAAAAATTCATAGAATCTTTCATTCATAATATTCCGAAAATACTATTTATTATAATGCCATTTTTTGCCTTTTTCTTATGGATTTTTCATAGCAAAAAAAGATGGTATTATTTTGATCACGGAATTTTCACGCTTCATTATTTTTCATTTTTGCTTTTGATATTCCTCATTTTATTTATTGTCAACAAAATAGCTGGAATATTTGAAGGAAATGGTCCAATTTCAGCTGTAGCAAACCTCATCAACTTTGTGGGAATTGTTTGGATGTGTTACTATTTTTATCCAGCTCATCACCGATTTTATGGAGAAAGCCGATTTGTTTCATTTGTTAAAAGTGCATTTCTTTTTGTTATAAATTCGCTTTTTATTCTATTTTTACTCATATTCTATGTTTTATACATATTCATTAATTTACACTAA
- a CDS encoding M28 family peptidase produces MKKIVILLLIASAFSCKNAQSVASKDNSDPTKYMNAITAKDLKKMLYVVASDEMEGRETGSKGQKKAGLYMIEQYKKNKISFPKGATDYYQHIPASFLNARRNENLPDSENIWAYIEGSEKPDEVLVISAHYDHVGIKDGEVYNGADDDGSGTVAVMEIAKAFAKAKKEGHGPKRSILFLHVTGEEHGLHGSRFYSENPLFPIANTITDINIDMIGRRDVEHTNTNNYVYVIGADRLSSELHNTVVAQNDKYVKMDLDFKFNDPKDPNHFYERSDHYNFAKHGIPSVFFFNGVHADYHGKDDTPEKIEYDALAKRAQLAFVVAWDLANRENRPVVDKK; encoded by the coding sequence ATGAAAAAAATTGTAATTCTGTTATTAATTGCTTCGGCGTTTTCATGTAAAAATGCACAGTCAGTTGCTTCAAAAGACAACTCAGACCCAACAAAATACATGAATGCGATCACGGCAAAAGACTTAAAAAAAATGCTTTATGTTGTTGCCTCTGATGAAATGGAAGGTCGCGAAACTGGTTCGAAAGGACAAAAGAAAGCGGGGCTTTACATGATCGAGCAATACAAAAAAAATAAAATCTCGTTCCCGAAAGGAGCAACGGATTACTACCAGCATATTCCGGCATCATTTTTAAATGCAAGACGCAATGAAAATCTGCCAGATTCAGAAAACATCTGGGCATACATCGAAGGATCTGAAAAACCAGATGAAGTTTTGGTTATTTCTGCTCATTATGACCACGTAGGAATTAAAGACGGAGAAGTGTACAACGGAGCGGACGATGATGGCTCAGGAACTGTTGCTGTTATGGAAATTGCAAAAGCTTTTGCTAAAGCTAAAAAAGAAGGACACGGACCAAAACGTTCTATTTTATTCCTTCACGTAACAGGTGAAGAGCACGGTTTACACGGATCTCGTTTCTATTCTGAAAACCCATTATTCCCAATTGCCAATACCATTACAGACATCAACATTGATATGATTGGTCGTCGCGATGTTGAGCACACAAATACAAACAATTATGTATATGTAATTGGAGCAGATAGATTATCAAGCGAATTGCACAATACTGTTGTGGCTCAAAATGACAAATATGTAAAAATGGACTTGGATTTCAAATTCAACGATCCTAAAGATCCGAATCATTTCTATGAGCGTTCTGACCACTACAACTTTGCAAAACACGGTATTCCATCTGTTTTCTTCTTCAACGGAGTTCACGCAGATTACCATGGAAAAGATGATACTCCAGAAAAAATCGAGTACGATGCTTTAGCAAAAAGAGCTCAATTGGCTTTCGTAGTTGCTTGGGATTTAGCAAATAGAGAAAACAGACCGGTAGTTGATAAGAAATAA
- the rho gene encoding transcription termination factor Rho has protein sequence MFDISALKEMKLSELQEIAKLAKTIKFNGVKKEALITQILAHQEATTAPPATPVAEKETADEKPKRARITPTKKATSPKNAPVLEFDKVEETTETKETPVAAKPKNQPAPKNQTADKVQESNEEKPVAEKKEPKIVKFNKSAYEKKVALQKEKEAVKTAEKEVVAEESAEVPVAAEKTETAPQPKKINPNQNKNQNPNQNPNQNPNQNGNGNGNGNNGNQNPNHKNKKNNNFRDSDFEFDGIIESEGVLEMMPDGYGFLRSSDYNYLASPDDIYLSTSQIRLFGLKTGDTVKGVVRPPKEGEKFFPLVRVLKINGHDPQVVRDRVSFEHLTPVFPSEKFKLAEKGSSISTRIIDLFSPIGKGQRGMIVAQPKTGKTMLLKDIANAIAANHPEVYLIVLLIDERPEEVTDMQRSVRGEVIASTFDREPQEHVKIANIVLEKSKRLVECGHDVVILLDSITRLARAYNTVQPASGKVLSGGVDANALQKPKRFFGAARNVENGGSLSIIATALTETGSKMDEVIFEEFKGTGNMELQLDRKIANKRIFPAIDLTSSSTRRDDLLLDEKTLQRMWIMRKYLSDMNPVESMDFVNDRFKKTRNNEEFLISMND, from the coding sequence ATGTTTGATATTTCTGCATTAAAAGAAATGAAGCTTTCTGAGCTTCAAGAAATAGCTAAGTTGGCTAAAACTATAAAGTTTAATGGTGTTAAAAAAGAAGCATTAATCACTCAGATTTTAGCGCATCAAGAAGCGACTACAGCGCCGCCAGCAACTCCTGTGGCTGAAAAGGAAACTGCAGATGAAAAACCAAAAAGAGCAAGGATAACTCCTACTAAAAAAGCAACCTCTCCCAAAAATGCTCCAGTTTTAGAATTTGATAAAGTGGAGGAAACTACAGAGACAAAAGAAACTCCTGTAGCGGCAAAACCAAAAAATCAGCCTGCTCCGAAGAATCAAACAGCAGACAAAGTTCAGGAAAGCAATGAAGAAAAACCTGTTGCAGAGAAAAAGGAGCCAAAAATTGTAAAATTTAATAAATCGGCATACGAGAAAAAGGTAGCGCTACAAAAGGAAAAAGAAGCAGTTAAAACTGCTGAAAAAGAGGTGGTTGCCGAAGAAAGTGCTGAAGTTCCTGTTGCAGCAGAAAAAACAGAAACTGCGCCTCAACCAAAAAAGATAAATCCGAATCAAAATAAAAATCAAAACCCTAACCAAAATCCGAATCAGAATCCAAACCAAAATGGAAACGGCAACGGAAATGGGAACAACGGAAATCAAAATCCAAATCATAAAAATAAAAAGAATAATAACTTCAGAGATTCTGACTTTGAGTTTGACGGAATTATTGAAAGTGAAGGTGTTCTTGAAATGATGCCAGACGGTTACGGATTTTTACGTTCATCAGATTATAATTATTTAGCTTCTCCAGATGATATTTATTTATCAACTTCACAAATCAGATTATTTGGTTTAAAAACCGGAGATACAGTAAAAGGAGTGGTTCGTCCTCCTAAAGAAGGCGAGAAGTTTTTCCCTTTAGTTCGTGTACTTAAAATTAATGGTCACGATCCGCAAGTAGTTCGTGATAGAGTTTCTTTTGAACACTTGACACCAGTTTTTCCTTCTGAAAAATTCAAATTAGCCGAAAAAGGCAGTTCTATATCAACGCGTATTATCGATTTGTTTTCTCCAATAGGAAAAGGACAACGTGGAATGATCGTTGCACAACCTAAAACGGGTAAAACAATGCTTTTGAAAGATATTGCAAACGCAATTGCGGCAAATCATCCGGAGGTTTATCTAATTGTTTTATTGATCGATGAGCGTCCTGAAGAGGTTACTGATATGCAAAGAAGTGTTCGTGGGGAAGTTATCGCTTCTACTTTTGATAGAGAGCCTCAAGAACACGTGAAAATTGCTAATATCGTTCTTGAAAAATCAAAACGTTTAGTAGAATGTGGCCATGATGTTGTGATTCTTTTAGATTCTATTACACGTTTAGCGAGAGCTTACAATACAGTGCAACCGGCTTCTGGAAAAGTATTAAGTGGTGGTGTCGATGCGAATGCATTGCAAAAGCCAAAACGTTTCTTTGGAGCGGCTAGAAATGTTGAAAATGGAGGTTCGTTAAGTATCATTGCAACGGCATTGACTGAAACAGGTTCTAAAATGGACGAGGTAATCTTCGAAGAATTTAAAGGAACGGGTAATATGGAATTACAATTAGATCGTAAGATAGCCAATAAACGTATTTTCCCTGCAATCGATCTTACATCATCAAGTACACGTCGTGACGACTTGTTATTAGACGAAAAGACATTGCAAAGAATGTGGATCATGCGCAAATACTTATCAGATATGAACCCAGTAGAATCTATGGATTTTGTAAACGATCGCTTCAAGAAAACAAGAAACAACGAAGAGTTTTTGATTTCGATGAATGATTAA
- a CDS encoding DUF4293 domain-containing protein, with amino-acid sequence MLQRIQTVYLILTFVITGVLMFFIPLWSSNGKPFFFMQDQVYIVLLGLSTMLTIMSIISFKKRQNQFVMNRLNIILNLILLGLFVYRSLNLSGGTATAAPEKGIGMFLPIVAIVLLVLANKAIKKDEDLVKSVDRLR; translated from the coding sequence ATGTTACAACGAATTCAAACCGTATATTTAATTCTTACCTTTGTAATCACAGGGGTTTTAATGTTTTTTATACCGCTTTGGTCATCAAACGGCAAACCTTTCTTCTTTATGCAAGATCAGGTTTACATTGTATTATTAGGATTAAGCACAATGCTCACAATCATGAGTATCATATCATTTAAAAAGAGACAAAATCAGTTTGTGATGAACAGACTGAACATAATATTAAATTTAATTTTATTAGGATTATTTGTATATCGATCACTAAATTTATCTGGAGGAACAGCTACAGCTGCTCCTGAGAAAGGTATTGGGATGTTTCTTCCAATTGTTGCTATCGTGTTATTAGTTTTAGCTAATAAGGCCATCAAAAAGGACGAAGATCTTGTAAAATCTGTAGATCGTTTGAGATAA
- a CDS encoding response regulator transcription factor, which produces MRPKIRIHLADDHQVLIDGLTNLLQTVENFEVVGSSLDGSTVYNDVLQNNAEILILDISMPEKDGIKVLQEFQEQKSQCKIIILSSYDDLKIIKEIMKLNAKGYLTKKCAGENIIEAIHAVHQGQEYFSDAVREKIFNSFTQNNPKLNKKSHAENPILSAREIEIITLISLEYSGKEISEKLFISINTVETHRKNIMKKLQIKNTIGLVKYALKHNLINP; this is translated from the coding sequence ATGAGACCCAAAATAAGGATTCATCTTGCCGATGATCATCAAGTACTTATTGATGGCTTAACCAATTTACTTCAAACCGTAGAAAATTTCGAAGTTGTTGGTAGCTCTTTAGATGGAAGTACCGTTTATAATGACGTACTTCAAAATAATGCAGAAATTTTGATTCTGGATATCAGCATGCCAGAAAAAGACGGCATCAAAGTTCTCCAAGAATTTCAGGAACAAAAAAGCCAATGCAAAATCATAATTCTTTCTAGCTATGATGATTTAAAAATCATTAAAGAAATCATGAAACTAAACGCAAAAGGATATTTGACAAAAAAATGTGCAGGCGAAAATATCATCGAGGCAATTCATGCGGTTCATCAAGGTCAGGAGTATTTTAGTGATGCTGTGCGAGAAAAAATCTTCAACAGCTTTACACAAAACAATCCAAAACTAAACAAAAAGTCCCATGCCGAAAATCCGATTTTAAGTGCGCGAGAGATTGAAATAATCACTTTGATCTCACTTGAATACAGCGGAAAAGAAATAAGCGAAAAACTTTTCATCAGCATAAACACAGTCGAAACACATCGCAAAAACATTATGAAAAAGTTACAGATAAAAAATACTATTGGGCTGGTTAAATATGCCTTAAAACACAATTTGATTAATCCGTGA
- a CDS encoding sensor histidine kinase yields the protein MLFFINVFNGNLYCQQSEFPKESIPQLQPSNTDTAELQEIEQLKNKKVVSLTIVLIIILFFLFYFFYQNNKLKQKIRRKDIKQKILLNVINSSIDSQEIERKKIASFLHDNINSLLSSAGLHLNTFTSQNKIQPEEIKKAKAILTEAHDLLRDISHDLVPSLLVRFGLIYALEDLCERNSNSTIDFIFSSKIPTSKRYPEKFEMKIYFIVSELFSNIIKHSNATKAEIFLNENQNNFTLKIKDDGIGFNAKKTNGTEGFGLNRIRARVKKFKGNFEVISKANQGTTIKIKIPLPH from the coding sequence TTGCTTTTTTTTATTAATGTTTTTAATGGAAATCTTTATTGCCAACAAAGTGAATTTCCAAAAGAAAGCATTCCGCAATTACAGCCTTCAAACACAGATACTGCCGAATTACAAGAAATTGAACAATTAAAAAACAAAAAAGTAGTAAGCTTGACTATTGTTCTAATTATCATCTTATTTTTTCTGTTTTACTTTTTTTATCAGAACAATAAATTGAAGCAAAAAATAAGACGAAAAGATATCAAGCAGAAAATTCTGCTTAATGTTATCAATTCAAGTATTGACAGCCAAGAAATTGAACGTAAAAAAATTGCTTCATTCCTGCATGATAATATTAATTCCTTATTGTCCTCTGCCGGATTGCACTTGAACACGTTTACTTCACAAAATAAAATTCAACCTGAAGAAATCAAGAAAGCAAAAGCAATTTTGACCGAAGCTCATGATCTTTTGCGCGACATATCACATGATCTTGTCCCTAGTCTTTTAGTCCGTTTTGGCTTAATTTATGCGCTGGAAGATTTATGCGAAAGAAACTCAAACAGTACAATTGATTTTATCTTTTCAAGCAAGATTCCAACCAGCAAAAGATACCCGGAAAAATTTGAAATGAAAATTTATTTCATAGTTTCAGAACTCTTCAGCAACATTATAAAGCACAGCAATGCCACCAAAGCCGAAATATTTTTAAATGAAAATCAAAATAATTTCACCCTCAAAATAAAAGACGACGGAATAGGTTTTAATGCAAAAAAAACAAACGGAACTGAAGGCTTTGGACTAAATCGAATAAGAGCTCGAGTCAAAAAATTCAAAGGAAATTTTGAAGTTATTTCAAAAGCAAATCAAGGCACCACAATTAAAATAAAAATTCCGTTGCCGCATTAG
- a CDS encoding metallophosphoesterase family protein yields the protein MTKILLLSDTHSHIDDTILKYVAQADEVWHAGDIGDLNVTDTIKKLKPLRAVYGNIDDAKARLEFPLNNRFMCENVSVWITHIGGYPGKYNPNIREEMALNPPKLFICGHSHILKVMFDKKNNLLHMNPGAAGKSGFHQMRTMLRFVIDDDKIKDLEIIEIGKK from the coding sequence ATGACCAAAATCCTTCTCCTTTCAGACACTCACAGCCATATTGACGATACAATTTTAAAATATGTGGCACAAGCCGATGAAGTTTGGCACGCTGGAGATATTGGAGATTTGAATGTAACAGATACCATCAAAAAGCTAAAACCCTTGCGAGCGGTTTACGGAAATATTGACGATGCAAAAGCAAGATTAGAGTTTCCGTTAAACAACAGATTTATGTGCGAGAATGTGTCAGTCTGGATTACGCATATTGGAGGCTATCCCGGAAAATACAATCCGAATATTAGGGAAGAAATGGCTTTGAATCCGCCTAAATTATTTATTTGTGGGCATTCACATATTTTAAAAGTCATGTTTGACAAAAAGAATAATTTATTGCACATGAATCCTGGTGCGGCAGGGAAAAGCGGTTTTCATCAAATGCGAACAATGCTTCGATTTGTGATTGATGATGATAAAATAAAAGATTTAGAGATTATTGAAATTGGCAAAAAATAA
- a CDS encoding SPFH domain-containing protein, producing the protein MNEITSYWWIILILFAFLFYKFILRVFFGMVIVPEDKIGLVTKKFVLFGADKSLPDGRIIATKGEAGYQAQTLAPGLYWGMWIWQYSIDMTGFTIIPEGKIGLVLSKDGKEIPTGRILARRVESDNFQDATAFLNNGGQKGRQTAFITTGSYRINTFLFEIVIAEQIKIFENMIGIVTALDGEPIPQGQIAGKFVNDHNNFQDFDKFLEQGGNRGLQPQVMLAGSYYINTWGVQIEQNPMTDVPIGYVGVVISYIGEDGQDVTGDTFKHGNIVSKGQRGVWMEPFGPGKYALNKYTTKLEAVPTTNLVLNWANARSESHDLDKNLSTITVRSKDGFPFNLDVAQIIHVPAAEAPKVIARFGSMNNLVSQVLEPTIGNYFRNSAQDSDVISFLTTRKERQESAKNHIKLVLDEYNVNAVDTLIGDIVPPDSLMKTLTDRKLAEEEQKTYQTQRMAQEQRQGMEKETAIADMQKEIVRASQSVEIAQRTADATVKKAEGDATSLKLNVNAEAEATKMRASAEAEATKARAGAQAEATRLNASAEAEKISKTGLAEAEKIMAIGKSTAEAYQLQVSAMGGDNFTRYKVTEEIGKGNIKVIPDVLISGNSGSDGSISGLLGMKLMEMMDTKESKNAKK; encoded by the coding sequence ATGAATGAAATTACTTCTTATTGGTGGATAATTTTAATTTTATTTGCCTTTCTTTTTTACAAATTTATTTTGCGTGTTTTCTTCGGAATGGTGATTGTTCCTGAGGATAAAATTGGTTTGGTGACCAAAAAATTCGTTTTGTTTGGTGCCGACAAATCTTTGCCAGATGGCCGTATTATTGCTACAAAAGGTGAGGCTGGTTATCAGGCACAAACACTTGCTCCAGGTTTATATTGGGGAATGTGGATCTGGCAATATTCAATAGATATGACTGGATTTACGATTATTCCAGAAGGAAAAATTGGATTGGTTTTAAGTAAAGATGGAAAAGAAATTCCGACCGGAAGAATCTTGGCCAGAAGGGTAGAAAGCGACAATTTTCAGGACGCTACAGCTTTCTTGAACAACGGTGGACAAAAAGGTCGTCAAACCGCTTTTATTACAACGGGATCGTATCGTATCAATACGTTTTTATTTGAGATTGTAATTGCTGAGCAAATCAAGATTTTCGAAAATATGATTGGTATTGTTACAGCGCTTGATGGAGAGCCAATTCCGCAAGGACAAATTGCGGGTAAGTTTGTAAACGATCATAACAACTTCCAGGATTTTGACAAGTTTTTGGAACAAGGCGGAAATCGTGGTTTGCAGCCTCAAGTGATGCTGGCGGGTTCTTATTATATTAATACATGGGGTGTTCAAATTGAGCAAAATCCAATGACTGATGTGCCTATTGGTTATGTTGGTGTTGTGATTTCGTATATTGGAGAAGATGGCCAAGATGTTACTGGAGATACTTTCAAACATGGAAACATAGTTTCAAAAGGACAAAGAGGAGTTTGGATGGAACCTTTCGGACCAGGAAAATATGCTTTGAACAAATACACAACTAAATTAGAAGCGGTCCCAACGACAAACTTGGTTTTAAACTGGGCAAATGCGCGAAGCGAATCACACGATTTAGATAAAAATCTTTCTACAATCACGGTTCGTTCAAAAGACGGTTTCCCATTTAATTTAGATGTGGCGCAAATTATTCACGTTCCAGCAGCGGAAGCGCCAAAAGTTATTGCGCGTTTTGGAAGCATGAACAACTTGGTTTCGCAGGTTTTGGAGCCAACAATTGGTAACTATTTTAGAAACTCGGCGCAAGACAGTGATGTTATTTCGTTCTTGACAACCAGAAAAGAACGTCAAGAATCGGCTAAAAATCACATTAAGTTAGTTCTTGATGAATATAACGTAAATGCGGTTGATACTTTGATTGGAGATATTGTGCCTCCAGATTCTTTGATGAAAACTTTAACGGACAGAAAATTGGCCGAGGAAGAGCAAAAAACATATCAAACGCAAAGAATGGCGCAGGAACAGCGTCAGGGTATGGAAAAAGAAACTGCTATTGCCGACATGCAAAAAGAAATTGTTCGTGCTTCACAAAGTGTTGAAATTGCGCAAAGAACGGCTGATGCAACGGTAAAAAAAGCAGAAGGAGACGCGACCAGTTTAAAACTGAATGTAAATGCCGAAGCTGAAGCTACAAAAATGCGTGCTAGTGCAGAAGCCGAAGCAACAAAAGCAAGAGCAGGAGCACAGGCAGAAGCAACAAGATTAAATGCTAGCGCTGAAGCGGAAAAAATCTCGAAAACCGGTTTGGCCGAAGCTGAGAAAATTATGGCAATTGGTAAATCAACTGCAGAGGCTTACCAACTTCAAGTTAGTGCGATGGGTGGAGACAACTTTACTCGTTACAAAGTAACTGAAGAAATTGGTAAAGGAAACATCAAAGTAATTCCAGATGTTTTAATTTCAGGGAATTCGGGTTCTGATGGATCTATAAGCGGATTGTTGGGAATGAAACTTATGGAAATGATGGATACAAAAGAGTCTAAAAACGCTAAGAAATAG
- the truA gene encoding tRNA pseudouridine(38-40) synthase TruA, translating into MRYFIQFAYNGTPYNGWQFQPNAPSVQETLNKALSVLLNTPINVMGAGRTDTGVHATEMYGHFDVENLLDVPVLVHKLNSFLPKDIAVFDIILVHDDAHCRFDATKRTYEYHINTVKNPFLQELSWYVSQKLDVALMNEAAQILLKHTDFQCFSKVNTDVNTFDCTVFEAYWKNENNKLIFTISANRFLRNMVRAIVGTLINIGLHKITLTDFENIIASKSREKAGFSVPAHGLYLTKINYDYINSPD; encoded by the coding sequence GTGAGATATTTTATTCAATTTGCATACAACGGAACACCTTATAATGGCTGGCAATTTCAGCCAAACGCACCTTCTGTTCAGGAAACTTTAAACAAAGCGCTTTCGGTTTTATTAAATACACCTATAAATGTTATGGGCGCCGGACGCACGGACACAGGAGTTCATGCTACAGAAATGTACGGCCATTTTGATGTTGAAAATTTGTTAGATGTTCCTGTTTTAGTGCATAAACTAAATTCATTTTTGCCAAAAGATATTGCTGTTTTTGACATTATATTGGTTCATGATGACGCGCATTGCAGATTTGACGCAACAAAGCGCACTTATGAATACCACATCAATACTGTTAAAAATCCGTTTTTGCAGGAACTCAGCTGGTATGTAAGTCAAAAATTAGATGTAGCTTTGATGAATGAAGCGGCGCAAATTTTACTGAAACATACCGATTTTCAATGCTTCTCAAAAGTCAATACAGATGTAAACACTTTTGATTGCACGGTTTTTGAGGCCTATTGGAAAAATGAAAATAATAAACTGATTTTCACAATTTCGGCCAACCGATTTTTACGAAATATGGTTCGGGCAATTGTGGGCACATTAATCAACATTGGTCTTCATAAAATTACGTTGACTGATTTTGAGAACATTATTGCCAGCAAGAGCAGAGAAAAAGCAGGATTTTCAGTTCCGGCTCACGGTTTATATTTGACCAAAATTAATTACGATTACATAAATAGCCCTGATTGA
- a CDS encoding ABC transporter ATP-binding protein encodes MKAKAFDTGLFKRILKYTKPYKWRYYGVIVFAISLSIFAALRPYLLKQTVDGYIKTHDKYGLLMYIILMGLVLLMEVFSQFYFVYWANWLGQDIVKDIRTKLFKHILSFRMKYFDLVPVGQLVTRSVSDIESIARIFSQGLFMIISDLMKMLVVLLFMFYMNWKLTWIVVVAMPILVYVTRIFQRKMQVAFEEVRTQIANMNSFVQERVTGMKIVQLFNREKIEAEKFREINDKHRVAWIKTILYNSIFFPIADIISSITLGLVVVFGGFKILNGDHFTTFGDLFSYTMFIGMLFNPLRQIADKFNEMQLGMIAANRVFDIIDTQDHIQDTGTIEAPVFSGSIEFKEVRFSYIPEEEVIKGIDLSVDSGQTIAIVGSTGAGKSTIINLLNRFYEINSGTIYIDGHNIENYTLASLRKQIAVVLQDVFLFADTIYNNITLHNPEITREKVLEASKKIGVHDFIMSLPDNYDFDVKERGVMLSSGQRQLIAFLRSYVSNPSILILDEATSSIDTYSEELIQRATETITKGRTSIIIAHRLATIVNADKIVVMDKGLIVEQGTHQELLNKTDGYYKNLYDSQFSVAN; translated from the coding sequence ATGAAAGCAAAAGCATTTGATACCGGCTTATTCAAACGAATTTTAAAATATACCAAACCTTACAAATGGCGTTATTATGGCGTGATTGTTTTTGCTATTTCGCTGTCGATTTTTGCAGCGCTTCGTCCCTATTTGCTAAAACAGACTGTTGATGGTTATATCAAAACCCACGACAAATATGGCTTGTTGATGTATATTATCTTGATGGGGCTTGTGCTTTTGATGGAAGTTTTTTCACAATTCTATTTTGTGTATTGGGCCAATTGGCTTGGGCAGGATATTGTAAAAGACATTCGCACCAAACTTTTCAAGCATATTTTGAGTTTCAGAATGAAATATTTTGATTTGGTTCCGGTTGGGCAATTGGTTACCCGATCGGTTTCAGATATTGAATCGATTGCTCGTATTTTCAGCCAAGGTCTTTTTATGATTATCAGTGATTTGATGAAAATGCTGGTGGTTTTGCTTTTCATGTTTTACATGAACTGGAAATTAACTTGGATTGTGGTTGTAGCAATGCCAATTCTGGTTTATGTTACCCGAATTTTTCAGCGTAAAATGCAGGTTGCCTTTGAAGAAGTTCGTACTCAGATTGCCAACATGAACTCTTTTGTTCAGGAACGTGTGACAGGAATGAAGATTGTACAGCTTTTTAACCGAGAAAAAATTGAGGCTGAAAAATTCAGAGAAATCAACGACAAACATAGAGTTGCTTGGATCAAAACCATTTTATACAACTCGATATTTTTCCCAATTGCCGATATTATTTCGTCAATAACTTTAGGTCTCGTGGTCGTTTTTGGTGGATTTAAAATTTTGAATGGTGATCATTTTACTACGTTTGGAGATTTATTTTCTTATACGATGTTTATTGGTATGCTCTTTAATCCGTTACGCCAGATAGCTGATAAATTCAATGAAATGCAACTAGGAATGATTGCGGCCAATCGTGTTTTTGATATTATTGACACTCAAGATCATATTCAGGATACGGGTACAATTGAAGCTCCGGTTTTTAGCGGCAGTATCGAATTCAAAGAGGTTCGTTTTAGTTATATTCCAGAAGAAGAAGTTATTAAAGGAATCGATTTATCTGTTGATTCGGGACAGACAATTGCAATTGTTGGTTCGACAGGAGCAGGAAAATCGACTATTATTAATTTACTGAATCGTTTTTACGAAATTAATAGCGGTACTATTTATATCGACGGACATAATATTGAAAACTATACATTGGCATCTTTAAGAAAACAAATTGCCGTGGTTTTGCAAGATGTATTTTTGTTTGCCGACACGATTTACAACAACATCACTTTGCATAATCCAGAAATAACGCGCGAAAAAGTGCTTGAAGCGTCAAAGAAAATTGGCGTACACGATTTCATCATGAGTTTGCCAGACAATTATGATTTTGATGTAAAAGAACGCGGTGTTATGCTGTCATCTGGCCAGCGTCAATTAATCGCCTTTTTGCGTTCATACGTGAGCAATCCAAGTATTTTGATTTTGGATGAAGCAACATCATCTATCGATACTTATTCTGAAGAATTGATTCAGCGTGCAACCGAAACGATTACCAAAGGAAGAACTTCAATTATCATCGCACACCGATTAGCAACAATTGTAAATGCAGACAAAATTGTAGTTATGGATAAAGGTCTTATTGTAGAGCAAGGAACACACCAAGAATTGCTTAACAAAACCGATGGTTATTACAAAAACTTGTATGATTCGCAATTTTCGGTAGCGAATTGA